TTCCAGAACATCTCTTTTGATAATATCTGTTTTTAGAACTTCCTCAATTTCTTCGTTTTCTATTCGAACGCCAGGAGTAAGCCTTTTTAGTTCCCTTTTTATCACATCAAGAACAGTTTCCGTTAAGAGCATTTGTCCAATATAATATTTACTTAATGCCTGTTTTTGTGAGTGGTATTCGTCCAGTAAAGATTTTCCTAATGCTTCCTTGCATAGATAGTATATTGGTTCGATATGGTTTTCATTTTTAACGTTTATTGCCGTTAAGTTTAATTCATAAACTAGTTCTTTATCGATAGGCTTTGCAAATGTTATTCTATAAATTTGCCAATTTATTCCATTTGTAAGAATGACCCATTCAATTCCAGCATTAGCGCCATAATCAATGGCTTGTTTGATATGATCGTCTTTTAAATCAAGGCCAATTGCTTTTACTTCAATTAACAGTTTTACTTTGTCACCAATTTTGATCGCTAAATCGCAAAAAGTTTTTTTAATAACATGTTCAGTTGTTATTTCAGAATATTTTTCGTATCCGAAGAGTTCTGAAAGTAAATCTGTTATTATTACAACAGTATCTGATTCATTCACGTCTCTCGCTTTTGCTGATGTTAGAATTGGAGTAAATTTTTTAAGCGAAGTAATAATTCTTTCTTGTACTTTTGCTGGAATTGCCATAATTTTCTCCTATTGCTCAGTATCAGATAATGTAACGATTGCTTGGGCCCATTTTACATACTTTAAATTTGCCAAATCTCTTATTGTTTTTACGTTGAATGCTTTTAATAGAAGATCAGCATCACCATCACTAAGTCCTTGAATCGCAGAAACAGGGGAATCGGCAATTTCTTTTAGACTTTTTGATTCGTAAGCTTTATCGACTGCTTTATTAATATTCATGTTTTACCTCTTATAACAGCTATTTTGTTATAGTGGAAGGATAAATCATACCTGGGACAAATTTGCAAGTTTTTATCAAATTTTGTAAAAATTGCGACTAACGAACTAGGGGAGACGACGTTCCCTGACCCTGAGTCCCGTTAACGGGACGTTAGGGACTGGCACGGAGTTTGCGGATGCAAACGAGTGACAGAAAGGGAATGTGGCGTAGCCCAAGCGAGGCCGGAAGTGCCGAAGCGCAGCGTTTCCTCGCTGTTATGCGTAGTTCGATAATTTTATCTTTTTTTAGTCTTTACTGTTCTATTGTGAATTAAAAATTTTCTACCTATTAATGTTAATGTCCAGAACCAGGCATATCCGCCATTTGTAGTTTTTAAATATTGAACCTTGATAAGTTTATGTGCGGTAAATTGAATCTTAATAGTAAGAAAATCTTGTGTATTCAATGATGGAAGATAATTTGAACCTGCAAGACTTGATAACTCTTGAGTCAGTGTTGATTTAACTAGTTCTTCATTTGGGCTAGTTAATAAATGAGGTGAAAGCAAATTGAAAAGTTGATGCCATGAAATTTTAAGTTCCCATTTTGATTTATGGCCTTTGGAGTAAGACTCGCCAGATACTTTGAAAATTTCATCTAGATCGGCTAGGTTTTCAATTTTTTCTTCCGAGTTAGTTTCATAAGTTTTTAATTTTTCTTTAAGATCTGTAATTTCTTTGCTTGAATCGTTTAAATCCTTTAAGAGGGACTCGTTACTTACTGTATTAGCTCTAACCCAACCTATCGCCGGAAACGTTTTGATTGTTTTTGTTAAACTTAAAGCAACCATACCAGGTAATTCCTCTGGTTTCTTCCACATTTTGACTAATCTTCCTGTAGCAACTTTTTCACGAAAGTTTGTAAGTTTCTGCCTAAATTCAGGATCGGATTCTATTTTTTCTTGTGGTAAAGTTTCTGGATCTTCATGGAGAAGAGCAACAACTTTAATTCCATTTGAAATGGCATAATCATATTCTTTTTCGGTATAGCTAATTCCATCGGGGCTTTGGGTACCGTATCTACCTCCAATAATTAGCAGATAATAATCGCAATCATCTATTACTTTCTTTATAAACTCCCATTGTTCTTCATCGGTTGCAGGGAATAGTTCCATGCCTGCGGGTATACAATCCATTTCCATTAAGGTTTGAATTACACGTGAACGTTCTTCTTTTAAGTCCGCATATGTAGAGCTAACAAATACTTGATATCTTTTTTCCATTATATAAATTTTCTCATGATTGTAGATTTATTCTATCGAATTACGCATAACGAACTAGGGGAGACGACGTTCCTCGTAGCTGAGCCTACGTCGTAGGCGTTAGCGTCGGCGCGCTTCTTGCGATCGCAAGAAAGCGTGACGGAGAGGAATGTGGCACAGCCCAAGCGAGGCCTTGTGCCGAAGCGAAGCGTTTCCCCGCTGTTATGCGCAGTAGCTTTAATGCCAATTTTCATCTTCGAAATATGAAAGAACAATTGAATGAAAATAATTTCCAGGCCATAAATAGATTCCATTTTTTCCCATGCATTTGTTTGACCTAATATAAATTACTTTTCTGAATAGTAAATATTCAATTTTACTGAATCTAAGATTTGATTGGAAACATGAATTATCATTAAAAATAAAGGATCGTGCCCAGAGATAAGAATCACTGTTTTGTTTAAAAGCTAAGATAGTTTCTTCATTGTTTCGAAATACTTGAATAGTTCCTTGGTCTAGAAAAATTTCTGCAATAGGTGCGGAGCTGATTTTAAAGTTTTCAATAACAGTCCCCGTGTATTGTGTTCCTGTACTTTCGTCCAATAGATTACTTAAATCAGTAGAATACACAATAGAAAATGTGAGAATAACGATTAGGGCAATTGTATTGAATATAATTTTGGTTTTTCGTAAATTAAGATAATCAAATGTTATGTTAATTCCCAATTCTAAAAATAAGGAAATTATTGCTAAAGTTATATCTGAAGTAATATATTTACAAATTGAATATGTTGTTATAGCTATTAAAAATTCGATGACTAAAAGCAATTTTTTTGTCGTTTATTTCTGGTATTTTTAAGTAATTTAGACATTTAAATCAGAATATTTTTTCATTTAATTTATGCTATTGCGCATAACGAACTAGGGGAGACGACGTTCCTCGTAGCTGAGCATCGCAGAGGCGTTAGCGTCGGCGCGTCTTCTTGCGTAGCAAGAAGCGTGACGGAGAGGAATGTGGCGCAGCCCAAGCGAGGCCGTAGTGCCGAAGCGAAGCGTTTCCCCGCTGTTATGCGACGTCCTATTTTTTATCAAATATTTCCTTTACATCAGTTTTTAATACATTTCTGTTTAGATCAATTTCTTGTGTAATAATTTTTGAGTAATTCGAATATTTAAAATCCTTTGAGCATTTAATACAGTCTTCTGTAAACATATCGATTTCGTTTACACATTGAGTAATAGATTTGTAATTCTCAATTCTAAAGAATTTTTCACTTTCTGTATTAAATTCATGACTTGTTGAATTATATGAATAGTCGCAGCCACCTCCGCAGCCTGCTTCAATTAAAAAAGTGAATTTTTCATCTTTTATATCTTGTAACATTCCAATTGAATCTGAATTTATATCATGGAAAATCAAAGAATTATTTTTTAAAATTAGATTGTAGCAAT
This is a stretch of genomic DNA from Leptospira terpstrae serovar Hualin str. LT 11-33 = ATCC 700639. It encodes these proteins:
- a CDS encoding type I restriction enzyme HsdR N-terminal domain-containing protein produces the protein MAIPAKVQERIITSLKKFTPILTSAKARDVNESDTVVIITDLLSELFGYEKYSEITTEHVIKKTFCDLAIKIGDKVKLLIEVKAIGLDLKDDHIKQAIDYGANAGIEWVILTNGINWQIYRITFAKPIDKELVYELNLTAINVKNENHIEPIYYLCKEALGKSLLDEYHSQKQALSKYYIGQMLLTETVLDVIKRELKRLTPGVRIENEEIEEVLKTDIIKRDVLEGDKATEAKKKIQKASNNYIRNVSPSKKESKDEKDSSNSKPLEQVSQDTSEETPPSP
- a CDS encoding DUF4062 domain-containing protein; protein product: MEKRYQVFVSSTYADLKEERSRVIQTLMEMDCIPAGMELFPATDEEQWEFIKKVIDDCDYYLLIIGGRYGTQSPDGISYTEKEYDYAISNGIKVVALLHEDPETLPQEKIESDPEFRQKLTNFREKVATGRLVKMWKKPEELPGMVALSLTKTIKTFPAIGWVRANTVSNESLLKDLNDSSKEITDLKEKLKTYETNSEEKIENLADLDEIFKVSGESYSKGHKSKWELKISWHQLFNLLSPHLLTSPNEELVKSTLTQELSSLAGSNYLPSLNTQDFLTIKIQFTAHKLIKVQYLKTTNGGYAWFWTLTLIGRKFLIHNRTVKTKKR